The following is a genomic window from Hypomesus transpacificus isolate Combined female chromosome 14, fHypTra1, whole genome shotgun sequence.
ATGTTTGCGCTAGTACACTTCAGTTGATTTTAAACAACACAAAATAGCTAAATATCTGATGTAACAGTTATGAAGTGCTTGTTGCTGGCACTGAGCGGAACAGAGGCTGGCGCCACGTCTTCCGGAACCAACCAACCACGCACTCACGCACGCTTGTCGACGTGAAATCTGCTGTTTCTGGAAGCTTGTGCAGCGACATGGCCAAAGCTATCTTTTTTTCAGTTCAGCTTTATTACATCTTATAATATTTACACTGAATCCCAATAATAATTTTATTTAATGATTCAGATTATTGTATTAAATTACAGTCCTTTCTCTGACATGGCCATTTTCTTGGGATATGTAGTTTTATGAGGTGGCTACATTTTGAACTACAGCACCCATGAACCCAAAACCAGGAAACGAAAAGCCGGAGTGAAAACAGAGGAAAGGGAAAACGTGTTAAAGTGTTAATTTTTATTCGCTTGATTAGGGATaagacacaacgtcaatcaGAATGTGTAAGTTAGAATAAAGAACCTTAATGTCAAACTTTTGCAAGCTATTTGGAAAACATGAATGCCGGTTTTGCAATAGTTCTTGTTTTTGTTGGGTGCTGCAGTAACGTTGTATTTTTGGAATTACTTATAAGGTGAGTTGTCCTCCGTTGTTTATGTCACTAGCGATCTATCACATTGAGGTTTGGGATCTATCTTATACCGtgtatttatcttttttttttaacgtcTCGTAGCTATTGCTTGCTATGTCCTTGGAATTTAACTGGTGTGGTACAGTGAGTGCACATGATAACTTTGACAGGTTGCAGCATAGGCTGCAAAGACTTTGTTAAATCGTTTTTTCGTACACAGAGAGTTTCCTGGATGCGGCAACATAGTGACATTTGCTCAGTTTGCATGTATTGCTTTGGAGGGCTTTATCTTCGAGGCAAACTTTGGACGAAAGAAACCAGCCATCCCGATAAGGTATCATATACAGAGGCATAAGATGAATTGTGGAATGCCACCTGTATTTAGATTCTAAcagtttttttctattttttccaGTAACTATGTGATCATGGTGACCATGTTCTTCACTGTCAGTGTGATCAACAACTATGCCCTCAACTTCAATATTTCCATGCCATTGCACATGATCTTTAGATCTGTGAGTATTGTTATCCGTTTGCCTCCATCTTTCCTTAACCTAAATATCCAATATCACCAATTGCCAATGTGTTAACCTTCTTGGTTGGTTTTCTTATCTCTTTACAGGGATCTTTAATAGCTAACATGGTCCTGGGTATAATAATTTTGAAGAAAAGGTACTTGCTTTTTCTCACGTAGCAGAAATATTTCATAACCTAATTCTGCAATCATTTAAGTGCACATTACTGTTCCTGGCGTCTCTGCATACCCTGTGAACAATGTTGTGATAATGTCCATGCTTTGTCTCCCTGAAGGTACTCAACCAGTAAATATATGTCCATAGTCCTTGTGTCCATGGGCATCTTCATTTGCACCATTATGTCTGCCAAACAAGTGGTGAGTCTATAAATGGAGACTTCAGATATCAATACTTGTTACTTCATACAGTTCATAATTACTTGTGCAGAACAGTATAAGTTAGTAAGTAAGGAATATTTGTGTTCTATTATTCTTCAAATTTTTTTCTTCAGAACGTAGGGAATGAGGCCACAAACGAGGATGGTTTTAATGCCTTCCTACGCTGGCTTCTGGGTGAGTCTTTCCTCCAAGTGGTGCTTTCTTCCAAAATGACTTGCATTTACATTGTGAAAGTTGACCTGTATGTGCCTGGGTGTGTACTCCAGGGCATGTGCTAagtaaatatatagttcaatgTCATTGGAAGTGGTAAGCTTCACCTTTGTATAGAGCCTAATTTGTGTCATCACTAATTCAACATTGTCATTATTAAACTTTATTCTGGCTTCTCTGTTTTTTTAGGTATTGGCATGTTGACCTTTGCACTTCTCATGTCTGCAAGAATGGGCATATTCCAAGAGACATTGTACAAGCAGTATGGCAAACAGCACTCGAAGGAAGCTCTCTTCTACAATGTGAGCAACCTTCTTATGTCCCCCACCTACCTTTAACCATGCATCCTTCTATTTGTGTTTTACTATATCACTTGAAATTATCACATTTCCCTGTCAGCATTGCCTTCCTCTGCCTGGGTTCCTTCTCCTGTCTACAGACATCTACAACCACGGTTTACTCTTCAGTCAAAGCAGTAAGTTAACACTGTTTTTCACTTGGGGGAAATCCAGAAGGAATTTTGTCGTAACGTAATTTAGTAAGTTATTACTTTATCTCATAACATTTAAGATACATTCTCAATCAAAGTAGTGAAAGCATAACTTATCAATTTGAGTATTGTGGAAATTAATTAGTTTGAA
Proteins encoded in this region:
- the slc35b4 gene encoding UDP-xylose and UDP-N-acetylglucosamine transporter, encoding MNAGFAIVLVFVGCCSNVVFLELLIREFPGCGNIVTFAQFACIALEGFIFEANFGRKKPAIPISNYVIMVTMFFTVSVINNYALNFNISMPLHMIFRSGSLIANMVLGIIILKKRYSTSKYMSIVLVSMGIFICTIMSAKQVNVGNEATNEDGFNAFLRWLLGIGMLTFALLMSARMGIFQETLYKQYGKQHSKEALFYNHCLPLPGFLLLSTDIYNHGLLFSQSIPVEVPVIGQAVPVMWIYLLMNVITQYICIRGVFILTTECASLTVTLVVTLRKFLSLIISILYFNNPFTVWHWVGTAVVFLGTLLYTDVWSSVRTVLRGPEKKMK